GCTGCCGGTCGAGCCGAACTCGACGATGTACTGGTTCGCGACCAACCCCGCCGATTCCAACGTCGTGGTCGCCAACAGCCTGCATGGCTATCTCTACGCCAGCCGCGACGGCGGCGACTCCTGGCAGAAGCTGCGGCGCGAGTTCGGCGAAGTGCGCGCGCTCGCCTGGTTGCCGAACTGACGTGGACGCGCAGGCGAAAATCCGTCGCGTGGGCGCGGCGTGCGGCGTACACTTTCGGAACCGGGAGGCGTCGCATGAACGCGTTCAGCCATCATTTCGTCGAAACCAATGGCATTCGGATGCACTACGTAGAGGCCGGGCAGGGGCCGCTCGTCGTGCTCTGCCATGGCTTTCCGGAGTCGTGGTATTCCTGGCGCCATCAGATTCCCGCGCTCGCCGAGGCCGGCTTTCGGGTGGTCGCGCCCGACCAGCGCGGTTACGGCCAGACTGATCGCCCGCAGGCGGTAGCCGAATACAGCATCTTCCGCATCGTCGGCGACGTCGTCGGCTTGGTCAACGCGCTGGGCGAGCGCACGGCCGTTATCGTCGGCCATGACTGGGGCGCGCCGGTCGCATGGCTGGCGGCGCAGTTGCGTCCAGACCTTTTTCGCGCGGTCGGATTGCTCAGCGTCCCGTACCTGCCGCGCGGCCCGATGCGCCCCAGTGCGCTTATCAAAGCGATTTTCGGCAGCAAGGTCTTCTACCAGCAGTACTTTCAGGAGGAGGACAAGGCCGAGCGCGACCTCGAACGCGACGTGCGCGCGACCATGCTCGCGGCGCTCTACTCGCTGTCGGGCGACGCGGAGGGCAGCGACCGATGGCGCTACGCGTTCGGGCCTGGCGAGACTTTCCTCGACTCCGTCGTGATGCCGAAGAAGCTGCCCCCGTGGTTGACCGAGGCCGATGTCGATTTCTTCGTCGGCGAGTTCACCCGCACCGGCTTTCGCGGTGCGCTCAACTGGTACCGCAATATCGACCGTCTATGGGAAGAGAGCGGCTTCCTCGACGGAGCGCGTCTGATGCAGCCAACCCTGTTTGTCGCCGGCGAGAAGGACGCCGTCGTGGAGTTCTACGGCGACGCCTACCGCGCGCTCGAGGCCAACGTGCCCAACCTCAATCAAAAGGTGCTGCTTCCCGGCGCCGGCCACTGGGTCCAGCAGGAGCGCCCGAGCGAGGTCAACCGCCTGCTGTGCGAGTTTCTCAGCTCGCTGTAGCGGTCCTCGACTGGGCTTCCTGATTCTCGGCCGACATTCTGCCGATACACGCATTCTGGCGATAATTCACCATTCAAGGCGCATCTTGACATATGTTTGATAAATAGAGAGGCTTACGTTGCCGAGGAGGCGAGTAATGAAGCCTAAGGTGCGCGAGGCGTTACCGGCCCTGGTGGCGGTCACGATGGGCTTCTACCTCCTGTCGGCCCAAGGCGCGCCGGTCGGGCCGCAGACGCAGCTCTACTCGGTGACCCGGCTCGACCTCAGTGTCCAAGCGCAGCAAGGGACCGGCCAGCCGCGCGCGCCGATCTTCGTTCCGCGCCGCTTCGCCAATCCGCGCCTGCTCGCACAGGT
This genomic interval from Candidatus Binataceae bacterium contains the following:
- a CDS encoding alpha/beta hydrolase, which encodes MNAFSHHFVETNGIRMHYVEAGQGPLVVLCHGFPESWYSWRHQIPALAEAGFRVVAPDQRGYGQTDRPQAVAEYSIFRIVGDVVGLVNALGERTAVIVGHDWGAPVAWLAAQLRPDLFRAVGLLSVPYLPRGPMRPSALIKAIFGSKVFYQQYFQEEDKAERDLERDVRATMLAALYSLSGDAEGSDRWRYAFGPGETFLDSVVMPKKLPPWLTEADVDFFVGEFTRTGFRGALNWYRNIDRLWEESGFLDGARLMQPTLFVAGEKDAVVEFYGDAYRALEANVPNLNQKVLLPGAGHWVQQERPSEVNRLLCEFLSSL